ccatgcGGATGGTTAAAGAAGCATtcttgtgttgtgaaatctacactGAAACATTGCCGTCACTTTTTtgagcaattgaattgttaaatcagcaatttaattttttccgcgcatacggaaaatttccaaaattgaagCAGAAATAAGATACTTGTGTTTATAGTTTAAAGATAAAGTCCCTCCCTACAACACTTACTCTCTCACGTCTGCACACTCACCATGGAGACAACGAGTACTGCAAACAAATAAAAGAAGCAAAATGCTATGGCTCAAGATGGCTAATGCTGAGACATTGCATGCTTTAAAAATTCCTCACcaaaatctaaatttcaattttggatTGATAGTAACCAGCATGTAACAGTAATGGTGATATTATGAACTTACATGTATTTCCTTGCTGAAGTCTACTGAGAGTGGGTGGTTTAGAAACCTGAACATCCTTTCTGCTTCTGTTACCGTTTACTGACAACTTATTATCCCGTGATGAATTTCTGGGAGAAATATTGTCTGCTGTAAAAAATTAGCCAAAGCTGCATAAAAATCTTCTTCAAAATATATACTTAGGTACACATTTAACAGATTAAGAGTTGCAATTTTTATGGCGCAATTGAAGAAAATCTTCATTGTTTCTCAGGAAGAAATTATTTTAGTGTAACAAATATGAAGAccataaaaaagaaacaagagtCCCTAGTTTTCTTAGAACAAGTCAAGGTTGCTGAGCAATTTTTTGATCGTTGGATGGTTGTACACCGTTTATATCTCAGGGCGAGTGTCAGAggcagaacttttttttaagcCACAAAAATTAGGTAGATCGTCTGACTCACTTCAATCACTTTTGCTCAGTAATTAGAATGAATTTTAGTTGCACTAATTGCTGAAGATGGGCTACAAGTCGAAGACtagtttggaaattttttttgaaatgaatgAGCAATTGATCGAGTCATTATTCATAAAGATTTTGTCTTGTTAATATAAATTTGAGAACCCGCACTTGGACCAGCTGAACTGATGAAAATACGGTTAAAGGTTGAAATTATCTTCATTAAAGACAACTTTTCCACGTAAGCTGACTGGAGGAAAGTTTCGATTTGGGAGGAAAGAATTTGAATGCTGCAAGTTGTACATAACTTTTCCTATTCACTTGTGGCCGAAACTCGAAGGGAATTGCCTTATTTTGTCCAACTTTTTACTGTTAGAAAAAGTGCTCCGAAAAAAGTTATTCCCTGCATGTATACTTACATGAGTCTACTTCCAAATGCTATAGAGCCCTATATTTAACAGTTCAAAATTTATTGCCAAAAACCGATTACTTTTTGAATTGCTCTTGTACATGAACAAGAGCCCTCTGGACAGGGTATAAATTTAAGCAAGTAGGTACACAAtatgtttcctctttaaaattttgcaaatctaGAAAGCAACTTCAAGAAAAGATATTAGTGTTTACAATTATCATCTTTTAAATGTGGTTAGATGGCAACACCACAACAGActtcatttaaataatttaaatcctgTTTGATCTgtattaaataattaataataccTCTTCCTCAGGTGTTAATTTCCAAACTTTCTGTTGTTTGGATCGGTTTTCTACCAAAATACGTAAgattttgaacagaaaacatttgacttttttctctGGCTCAGACCACATCTAGTGGCCCATTGGAGGCAGCAAAGACATGATTTCCTTTCGGTGATAGATTTGAAGCTGAAATTTTGTACCAATGAGAATAATATTAAACTGGAAGACTAAAGAAAGAACGATAAAATAATGTGACTTACAGAGTAAAACATTCTGAGAACCGAGATTGAACTCAGCATGCATCCTCTTCGGCTTCCGAGAAACTTGCTTCCTAGAACCTGAGCTTTGGTTCCTAAGctgtcttttaaatttcttgacTTCCTTAAACTGGGACCTTTTGGTGAATGGATCATTTCTGTTAAGCATCGAAATTGACCCTGCATGGTATTCAGCGTGTGAATGGGAGTGTTCTTCCTGACGTGCTGCTAAATTGTCTCCATACAAGAAGGGCTCTCTTACATCTGGTGATTCATCACACCTGATTGGGCTGGTCATCCTTCTTAGTTCTAATTCTTGCACGATATCCGACAATGATTTGAGAAAAACATCAGAAGCGTTGCGCTGATCTGAGGGATGTTCAGCTGATATATTCAACAAAAACATAAGACAAATGGAGAATCTCACAATTGACTGTAACCAGctcctctgaaaaataaaaatatgacaaatcTTAAATTAAATTGTGCATTAGCTGCCTGCTGATGATTAGTATCCTGATATGACGGTCAGATTTTCATACTGATCAataattgcggtaatttttatAAAGTACATACATGGTGTAAGATATCAAATTTACAGTCAACTTACTTCCCAAAATTGATATTGGTACATGctccaaaaaagaaaattccaatTAAAATTCAGAGTCAAGTActtaaataattataaaaatatgcaaaaatttttagtcaatttttctcttaattaGTGGGTATTATTGAGTGGGATCGTCTAAACAATCATGTAGTTTTTACTTTGATAACAAACAGGGCTAGACTTAAAATTTTGCCTCCCTGGGATCCAAAAAGTACAAGTACTAGAGAagtaaagcaaaaaaaaaaaacctgaaataaaGATCATCACTTCGAATCTACTTCCGCATTTCCATAATTTGCCACCCCCAAAAATTTGCTGCTGTGAGCCATGGCCTATGTGGCTCCAGCCCTGATAACGGAAACGTTGTCGGCTTCTTTCCTATTACAAGGGATTCACTCTTGAAAGGTAAGATGAAAATCATAACCTAAAATCTtcttttcatccaaaaaaagaaaagatttaGAACTCATTGTGGCGAAAGAAAAGGTAATTACACAAGTCGGTAAATTGCGGACTTCTATGCTAAGCAATTCGACATGACTAATAACTAAGAAATTGGAATGACCTGACTAAAATTAGATTGTAAAAGTGGCCAAAACTAGGTGCAAATATATCAGAATAATGTAAGTATTCTATTTCACTGCTAATGAATGATGCACAAAGATAGATATAGAAGAAAACGAAAATTGATCTTATGATGAACTCCTCAAACTCACTAATGAAATTATTGGGTTTCACTCACCAAAATAACTAGGGGCATAATATGACAGGTGCACTAACATAATAACTCTACATCATGATGAACAGAAAAAGGTTAACAACTACATTAGAGCACTAAAATTGTTGATAAAACTTCGGATAGGACTGTGGAGGTCAGGAGTTGACGGTAGTAACCTGCATTTTTCAGCCATGAGGGAAAGAAATGATGGGTATCATGTGAGCTAGACATAGAGGAATGATGTCAGCTGCTTCATGTCCACAATGACTGAAACAGTGCCCCTTCATTCTTGGCTGAAAGCAAAAAGCATTACAAGTCAATGCTGAAGCATACCCTCCATACTGCAGTTCCTGAATGAAAATTCTTAATCAATGAGATAGGTGGATTTTCTTGTACCGCCAGTTGCTTCAAAAATACCAGAGAATTATTTTCAAACCTGAAATAACCTAATGATTGGGAAACATTTATTCACAAGCAATATTGAAAGTTAATGTATAGCATATTCTGCAGAGCAATAATGTATTTCAATCAAATGCTAGGACAAATATTGGCTATTTAttgcttttctttttcattttcgaggagataatttttcctaaatttcaaGGGTTCGAGAACAAAGCTTGACATAGAGTAGCCATGGCggtaaaatataaaaagatTTCTGGCGCTAATGCCAGTTTTAGCGATTCATTTCAAACATCAATGATAATCAATGCTAATCGAATCAGGACGTGCGAAAACTGctgatgtccatttttccagtcttaagcTTTTTTGAATTCATAATTCTTTTCCGAGTTAGTTGTAGCCACGAAAGTGGCGTTGGATCCCAAAACaagtcctttcatcacttttgtggttgtatcaactctttaaaGTAGTATGAACTCAACAAAACTTACGATTGGAAAATTGGACGTTGGCGGTTTTCGCAAGTCCCGATTCAATTAAGGCTAGAAATTTGAGCCTGATGTTCTCAACAGAATCAGAGAACATTACTAAGgcataaaaaactgaaaattttcctaCCACCCAAATAGATTTTTCTCATACAATGTACAGATAGTTTCAGTTTCCGTTTCAGGCCCTATTTCCTGACTCcattgcaaaaattaaaaaataaataaattcttcATTCAATAAATAAAAGTCTTGGAGGGCTGTGATAAAAGTCAGCACATGAAAAAAACACCTAATGGAAATGGCTGATGGTCTCCTTCGACTTGAGTGTTGCCATATATTTATTTCACCTTTCAACCAATCTTGTACTTCGATGCTTAATATTTTGTAGTACCATGTTTGATAATTCAACTGATGCAGCATTTACTCATTCAGAGTATTTAGGTTTTTTGACTAAGTTCGTTATTTTTGGATGTAAATTCGAAAGTCCTGCTtttagaaaaactaaaattactgaaaattaaGTTGCGCACTTCATATGAATTACACGTTTTACAGTCGATGACTATTCTAGcagatgttttaatttttatcaataaaTTATTCTTTTCTAGCGTGAAAGGAGGAAGGACAGATTTGTCAGGTAATTTGTCTCACAGATAAATGCATGCTCAAAACCAACAGACATCTCGTAGATTTTGTTTCATGGTGAAAGCAGGACATTCAAATTGTTTGAAATCAATGTCAACTCAAACAGCTAAGATCTCGATCAGAAGATGGCTTCGAGAGAAATTCATTAGACCAATAGTTTTCTGCATTTAAGTTTGATGAAAACACGCAAGGTGTACTAATTGAATTGAGACCGTGTCATGAAGTCTGTTGAAAAGAACATGCATCCTGCTTCGCAGTGTGTAGTCCTAGATGATTTTTACGGGACAATATTCTTTGGCTATCAGATTAATTTCCAGACAATTGGCCTctggacaaggtatgaattgaagcacaatgcaacatacttccttttgaAAAGTACACAACTAGTACGGAAATCAATTCCTAAATTCGATATGAAAGTTTACGATTTACACTGGtttaatggcaaaaatacaaatgatgtcatttgtcTCATGTAACTTCCATTTGATGTGTGTAGAAATACTTGCTAATTAATATCTCATTAGACAATGAATTTCTGATCTGCCCAATGGGTGAACTGTTTTCTACATTGATTTCTGAGGGAGAAGAACGTTCACTTCTCGTCCAGACCTTGTCGAGTGGTCCTTTGGTCGAAGATCTGATTTTTTGTCTAATCTATTATGTAGTTCTAAACAGAGgtaaatgagaaattaaatgtttttcaaTATAGTGTTATAAGGATTTGTGAAGACAAGAAAATTCCGTACAACCCATTATTAAGCGAAATTAATTGATACAAAGGCTGTGTCCAAAAAATTGAGAGTTGGCCGATTCAGAGCAAACTGTTTGGGATATCAAAATGCCGGCCGAGAGAGGTTAAAGCTTGTTGCATTACCTTCCTGACGAGTTCTTGTTGAGCTCgttcggtcaaaaattaactttacagcaacatttttacaggaCATATGAAAGAGTCCTCCCCCTTTTCTGAGTtgtttaacttttaaactccaCTCCGCATGGAAAAACTAAgaccatgaaaataaaataggtaaGCTAGCTTGAGTCGTATAGTACATCTTTCCTCCCGCCCCCAAAAAATTCCGGTGAAAAAAAACCAATGCCTCACGAATTGAGCTCAACGAAGGCTTGgtaaaaaactaatgaaataagCTGAGAGCTCTCGAAAGCCGCATTCCCACATCTTAAAAAAAGTCCTCTTAAAATAACACAACTCTCAATTTGTTGATGGAACAGCCTTAGTAGCTCTGACCAATATTCTCACTTTCGAGTAAAAAGTGGAGGgataaataaaatttggcaaagcagcaGTGGTCTTTCAACAAAGGAGTGATTTATTTgtataaaaacataaaaacaatAGATACATACAGTTCATAGTATTTAGTCATTTATAACAAATGAATACGCCTAGTTGAAAAGACCTGTAACAGACAAAGAAAACTCCAATTAAAATTGATTCATTAGTATGCTTCATGGCTGGTGTGGTTAAGGTGTCATCTGCAGAAATAATAATCCATTTCCCCCAccatgtcaaatttttcagcgcTAAGGAATACCCAGAAAACAACTACCCCAAGTCTTAACTCATTTGGATGATAGATCTGCTTTAAGAGCATGCTGCATAAAAATTACatgattcatttttaaaaagttaactTTACTTTCCCAAAAAAGATATCTTTGGACGGGCAAAAAAGAAATCTCGCATGATTTTGAGCACAATAATTCAGAACTTTCAGATTGACCACCCTACCTACATTCCTTAGATTGCAGGAGTTCTTCAAGTTTTTCAACAAGTTCACTGCCGGTCAGGCAGTGTGACCTATAATAACAGGGGCCAACTGCTCAGATGAGAAAATAAGcactttcaaaataaatttgtctATGTTGCCTAAAATTAGAGGAGCGTACTATCTTTCAGCATTAGGTCAAACTTGCGATGTCAAAAAACATTCACTGGTGATGTCACGATCAGTTCGAAAGATTTCAGCTAGTATAGTGCAACAGATTCTTTGGCTCATGGAGTGATTTCCCTTGAGTATCACAGTTTGGGAGGAAATGCGCGCTGAAGTACCAGAAAGGAGGTAtgctacagggttgccacagagtttggaaaagtaaattttctgatattcccctgacacattttggttaaattccctgacaattaaacAAGTgctagatttttaaaaagacgaTCAGAaatggttttcaggcaaaattccTTGTTCGAAAGGTCAAACTCACTCCAGAAAGCAAACGAAggtgatttgacaatttttgcctgaaattttcgccattttccctgactttttaaaattccctgacgtttcccgatattccctgattgtggcaaccctgtatgtATAATTGTTTAAtgatagacaaaaaaattaaggcatGACTGGCAAACTTACTGAAACCCATATCGTCGTCAGATTCTTCactctcttctttcttcttctcctctttcttctcttctttcttgTCAGCTGCAGCTGCTGGGGCACCTATGAAGAAATGGAAACAGTTAAACATGATAGAAAACAGAAACactaaaaatgagaataaattgATTATTACCAGCCAATCTTAGAGTATCCTCTCAtcataaatttttcattcatttttttcagcagCTAATACATGCTAAGACTAATCACAGAGGACAAACAGTTCTTTGATGATTCAATTTATCTTACTGATAATGCAGGTAATCTACCGAGAGTTGCGCCTCGTGCTTCTAATGATAGGCTAAATGCAATCTGTGATAGCAAatacttccacaatttttacccttttcacACAAagtgataacttttttttttaaaatttgaagcgGAAATTGCTATTTTCAGCAGTTCCAACAGTATTTGCAGTGACCCTAAAACAGTGAAAggattccaaaatttttaaagatgaagcaacaagcacaatttttgcattacccaaaaaaaaaaaaaaaaaaaaaaaaaaaattgagagcttTCCAAAAAAACGGCAAACCTAGGATATTATCATCTCCTGCTTCTATTCAACGTTAGGACAACATATTAAAACCATAGGTCAATGAGGCCACTTACTTTAAGGCACTCAAAAGTGTAGCCACCATTTATAGCGTAGATTTTGCAAAGCCAAACAATGGCGCTACTGTGAGAAGAGGCATGGTCAGATCTGAAAAGGTTATTTAAAATCCATCTTTCTTCTGCAAAGTTTCTCTCCCAATCAGTTAGTCATGACAGAACATCTCACAGTAGTGCCATTGTTCGGCTTTGCAGAATCTACGCTATAAATGATGGCTACACTTTTGAGAGCCTAAAAGTAAGTGGTTTCAGTGACCTAAGGCATAAATATGTTGCCGTAACTAATATATACCCTACAATTGAAAATCTCCACTGTTCATCAGTAGTTCTTACTAACAAGACCGTATCAGCCAAGGGTTTTACGTATTTGGTCCCTTTATATTCAACAGTAAGTAAGTTCTCTcattatgtatatatttatcTTCACTTCTATCAGCAGCTAATACATGCCAAAAATAATCATTGAGAACATAGTGATGCTTCGGAAATAACAGGTAGACTTGAATGCTTTCGTCATTGGGATGCTATGATCAAGCTACAAGCCAGCATTTTCAGTATGTGCAAGGTACCAATATTTGACCTTTGTTCAGAGTTTAATGATTTATAGAGCCACCCGTAGTGGAAGAATACTCACCAGCTGCGGCAGCTCCAGCAGGGGCGGCACCAACACCAGATCCGACGTTCGTGATCAGATCTTTGACATTGATTCCTTCTAAAGATTTAGAGAAAAGACCAGCCCAGTAGGGTTCTACTTCTACATTGGCTGCCTTCAGGATGGTCTGGATTTTTTCACCCTGCAAAAAGACCAGATCATTAGTTGAGGAAATTCTACATCTGTGGATGATGCATGGAGCATGATTGAAATGTGGGCGAAATGCAATTGCGCATCCTTTTCTTTAATTGAACCCCCTTTCTTCGGAGATTGTGGGCTAAATTTGTAAGGTGCATAGTGGAACCAATGGGTAATTTTTAACCGTCAACATAATTAGAAAGTTATTCAATAGTGACGCTGTGAAAAGGTGCGTTTCGAAGCTTCACTTGGTCTCGTTAAGCGGTAGACAAGCACTGGTCTCATTGGAACAGGATGCTGTTGAGGTTACAACAGGAGAGACAGGATTCCCAGGCAGAAAATTTAAGAGAGTTTAGCTCAGTATACAGCAACAGCTTCACTGAGCTTCTATGGCGACAGGACATAGAAGAGTGAAGGCTTTGACGAGCATGAACAATACGCCTTACTGCCACCAGAACATAAATAATAGCTGCTTTTTCTAATGATACAATCATTCTCTGAGGCTTAACCTGCACCCATCGATAACAGAGTGCACGCACAGGCACATAACTTAGGGATTCACAAGAGGTGTCATCGGTTGAGTTGGCGCTTGCTTACATTCTGTTAGCATACGATTACGGTGCAGACTTCCGATATGGACCAAGAATAGGCTACGCTCACAATCGGGCCACAGTCACTATGGATGATTTTACCCCAGTCGCTTTCAAGCTGAACGTAAATGAATGCCAACTtggctgacgacacctctagctACTTGCAGACTACGGAAACACGAAACCTCCGGCTACTTGTAGACTCAAGGAACCTAGAGGTCTGTTGTGGACAATTTACGGTGGTGGTGCCATAATGCACAGTGGGATATAACATGGAAAAACTGGAATCTATTGACTGCATGTATCGAGTTCTCAGCAATGAGGGTGCTGAAATCAATGTAAGCAACCATTGCGGGAAGGATGGATAAGGAGGGAGATCAACAACTGCAGTTTGTGCTCTTAATATGAAGTATGAGAATTGTAAACTTTGAGGGGCGGTGTAACTTAAAATGACCAAAGTTTATTTCCTCATTTACAGAGGATGTGAAAGTAATCTTTCTCCGGAAGTGAAAACTAATCGAGCCGCATGGCTGAGGTTAGGCCATGTGAGACGACAAAAGGTAAGAGAAATTGCAAAGACTCTAGTCAACTTAATTCGAGAGGTAGGCTAGATAATGAGGAGCAATGAGAATTGTCTACTGGCCCTTGACAAAAAAGAGCCTATAGTTCTGAAATAAGAATTAAAAACACGTGGCGAAGGAAGCTTTGTACTCACGGTGACGGCGACATCGTCGTCGACAAGGACGAGAGCAGCGTAAACGCAAGCTAATTCAGCTTTTGTGGCGGCCATTTTACGATGAAATTATTATAAAACTAATAGAAACTATGTCAAAATGAACAGGGACAAGCCCGAATCTCGGAAAACTCTCAATGGGAAAACGCTTCAAGACCCGTCACTTCGCGAAAATGGACGCGGCGCATGTCAACTTTCCAAGATGGAAGATTAcacggccatgatgaatatatTGCGTGACGTAGGATGAAGATTGACGAATCAAACATCACTATTAGTGGACTCGGTGACATCATACGAAAAGTGAACTTCCATTGGTGGATTGCAATTGAGGGTACAATGGCGGTTGATTCGATTTTGCGCGCTTAAACTTTTCGAGCGCCTCATCGGACAAACGTTGAAGCCACAAAAAGAcggaatggatcactagacaaggtacgaatttaagcattctgatacatgtttcttaaccagaatttcatgtagaatacgattcgcgcaacgaaaattactaaaaccaactcctaacgaagatattaacgtttttatttcacattgattaccAGGGATTTGAActtcccgctcacaagaaactcaaagctctacgtgagtcaaattgcgcacaacggtttcagcaagcttctcaatcgagcaatgttcattttccctcATGTGTTGTtgaaactataagcaatttgctagagctgagccaaagcgtcaagattgaggttgccagatttttatattgcagagactgtcatgataaacgtttagcgcacgatgtgaatcacgtagagcattgagttttcatgagcgggtggtttgaattcacgaattaagaatcattaaatatcttcgtacggagttgatttcggtaattttcgttatacgcatagtgttttacgtgaaattttggttaagaaacatgcatcagaatgctgaaattcgtaccttgtctagtggtccattcgacGGCGATGTTTCGAAATTTTTGCTTCGTCTTCATTTATAAAGGAATATTACTGGCGTTTTTACATAGAATCTTCAGAAAATATCTTCCACTGAGCAAAGAAAAACCAGGCAAAATTGTATCCTGTAATGATGATCTGTACCTAATCCTTTTGGAATGTAGGATGAAACAGGAAGCCTGCAAAGTCGCAAACCGAtaagccctgcatagacgatcaaattcccgaaccaattccgatcaaagtagcatcaaagtgtcgggagtcatcagtctcaaactcattaatttgcttcatttataaatgaaaacttggcagaaatgtttcctgtggcaggaaatgatgaatggtggcactccgttctgatttTACTtcgaacaaaaaagtgcggcccgtcaaaatttgatggtagatggtgtctactttgatcggaatttgatcgtctatgcagggctaCATACGTGATTTGGTAGTTTTTACATCAAAAGTATTCCAtgaccaaaaataataaaagctggAGGTACAAAAATTCCTACGTGGATTGTATTTGGACTTTTCTAAGTAGATTGGATAAATAAATGTATGTAATCAAGCCTAAGTAGTTGTAAACTAAAGTACCACTGGTGCTGGGTTTTGATCggatttgataaaaaatgacattttttgacTAGTACTTGATCATTTCACAGGCAAAtacatactttaatttttgacgGTACTGAATGAACCACACCATCATATAACAGGGacagttaaaaaaatgtaatctcAATCGCAGCTTATTCATAAGGTAAAGGGTCGATAATTTGATGAGAGTAAGCCCAATTCattatcaaaaaattatatcattttattgaaatttacaaCACTTCAATCAGTCAGGTTTTTGAACTGCATAATAATAGGTTCAAGACTTGgagtttttcagcttttcttgatattttcctaCCTATTCATAATACTTCACTTTCATTGAGTATACACGAACACTTGTCTCAAATTAgacattaaattaattaataaaatacgACAATTAGGTGATTGGAGAATGTTGCAAGAGACATGACACATGCAAATTTCGTAGACAATAACACATTTATGAAAAACTATCATTAGCTTTACCGCATATCAAGGAATTATGGTTAACAACAAAAAAGATCTCTGAATAACCTTTGATGGTTTAATTTATCAACAAGGCAGATTACTTGTTTAGAGATTGTACAAGAGGATGGCAAACTTTTTTCCAAGCTCATAATCTTTGATGTAGACAGTTCAAAATGGACGAATAAAGTAACAGAGGTGTAACATGAATGAAGTTATTGGGTAAAAGTAACAATCAACTATTCTTAATGTTACAATACTCAATTTGTTAGAATAGTCAACTTTTCGCAAGAGGATTCGGTTCAATCTGTACCGACTGGCTGTCAACCTCAGttacaacaaaacaaaattcctTTCGATTACAACGTTGATTTTCCTGATTGGCAGCAATGACCACAACCTTCAAAGTTACAGAATTGGTCCGAAGTTATTAAACCACAACAGAGAGTGAAGAGTCTTTAAGTTTTTCTCTCAATGGTGAAAACTATGTCTAtctgtttgaaaaaatgaatcaaatccACTAATGAGAAAACCAATGTATGGACATTCGAAGAACCTCAAAATAAATA
This window of the Bemisia tabaci chromosome 3, PGI_BMITA_v3 genome carries:
- the RpLP1 gene encoding large ribosomal subunit protein P1, with the protein product MAATKAELACVYAALVLVDDDVAVTGEKIQTILKAANVEVEPYWAGLFSKSLEGINVKDLITNVGSGVGAAPAGAAAAGAPAAAADKKEEKKEEKKKEESEESDDDMGFSLFN